A genome region from Methanobacterium subterraneum includes the following:
- a CDS encoding beta strand repeat-containing protein produces MKTQNRKKIPKIPFLLLIGVVLFSLSVSAVSAANTSSNSTIYVSTEGNDTWDGLSPTYNTTSGPKKTITNATGTVTTNGTIYIAPGTYNESWITINKNMTITGENQKNTIINGNGNRIFHILSGITANITNLTLTNSTSEMGGAIYNGGNLTVTNCTFTNNTATYDGAYARYGGGAIYNEFKSGILTVKNCTFTNNTSIHGGGAIYNKSASLTVTNSTFTNNTATRGSAIYNDLGKSLTVTNCTFTNNTAGFGTIYNYNSAGLTVINSTFTNNTADSGGAIGNDNGADLTVTNCTFTNNTATRYGGAIENNHGAGLTVTNCTFTNNTANSKSGGAIDNSGGGLTVTNSTFTNNYAYSFGGAITNTGNLTAISCTFTNNTATSTGSVIWSYQPDASKVVVVHFNRIVGNNAINSQIHCNYGIIDARFNWWGSNLDPSIYVSNDVHGSVDVSSWLILNITTNPDNIFYGGNSTVIVDLLHDNTGTYHDPVNGHAPDGIVVDFASDMGNLEPVSTVWVNGSATSVFTTTTISSGNITATVDNQTVSTPITINQSPTTITADPVNGHAGQTITINTHITDPNSNPVNEGKVTYKVNNTLIGNADVINGLATITWTIPTTWISGIYSIIAEYSGSTNYLASNNTTNLTINPTPTTVTVDPVNGDVGETVNMTAHATDFNGNPVKDGQVTYKVNNTLIGNADVINGLATITWTIPTNWIGGVYSIVAEYSGSVNYLASNNTTNLTINPTPTTVTVDPVNGHAGQTITINTHITDSNGNPVKDGQVTYKVNNTLIGNADVINGLTTITWTIPTTWTTGTYNIIAEYSGSANYLASINTTNLTINPTPTTVTVDPVNSHAGQTVPITTHTTDSNGNPVKDGQVTYKVNSTTIGTVDISNGLATINWTIPTTWTSGIYNIIAEYSGSTNYLASNNTTNLTINPTPTTVTVDPVNSHAGQTITIKTHITDSNGNPVNEGKVTYKVNSTTIGTVDISNGLATINWTIPTTWTSGIYNIIAEYSGSSNYLASTNGTSLTLQPSAYLYMNVTSSKVNPSVGDKFVLTYKLSNSGPDDAAKVLVSFQIPEGLEFVTASVDSGTYTYNPTNRTITWTLNNVEVGDPYLYLTLRALTSGKYTIIPTINSQTLNRNTNTIKPFNINIETPNNNNPTTNPTTANAASNTITMQKTGPPTTSLILAILAILGGILTPKKK; encoded by the coding sequence ATGAAAACCCAAAATAGAAAAAAGATCCCTAAAATTCCCTTTCTACTACTAATAGGTGTGGTTTTATTTTCTTTAAGTGTTAGTGCTGTAAGCGCAGCCAACACATCAAGTAATTCCACAATATACGTCAGTACAGAAGGAAACGACACATGGGACGGACTATCACCCACATACAACACCACAAGCGGACCCAAAAAGACCATAACAAATGCCACAGGCACAGTTACAACAAACGGAACAATCTACATAGCACCAGGAACCTACAACGAATCTTGGATAACTATAAATAAGAACATGACGATCACGGGTGAAAATCAGAAGAACACAATAATCAATGGAAACGGGAACAGGATATTCCACATACTATCAGGAATAACAGCCAATATAACTAACTTAACACTCACAAACAGCACCTCAGAGATGGGTGGTGCCATCTACAATGGTGGAAATTTAACTGTAACGAACTGTACATTCACCAACAACACCGCAACTTATGATGGAGCTTATGCTCGTTATGGTGGTGGTGCCATCTACAATGAGTTTAAGAGTGGAATTTTAACAGTGAAGAACTGTACATTCACCAACAACACCTCGATTCATGGTGGTGGTGCCATCTACAATAAGAGTGCAAGTTTAACTGTGACAAACAGTACATTCACCAACAACACCGCAACTCGGGGTAGTGCGATCTACAATGATCTTGGAAAAAGTTTAACTGTGACGAACTGTACATTCACCAACAACACCGCAGGTTTTGGTACCATCTACAATTATAACAGTGCGGGTTTAACTGTGATTAACAGTACATTCACCAACAACACCGCGGACAGTGGTGGTGCCATCGGCAATGATAATGGTGCAGATTTAACTGTGACGAACTGTACATTCACCAACAACACCGCAACTCGTTATGGTGGTGCCATCGAAAATAATCATGGGGCAGGTTTAACTGTGACGAACTGTACATTCACCAACAACACTGCGAATAGTAAAAGTGGTGGTGCCATCGACAATAGTGGTGGAGGTTTAACTGTGACAAACAGTACATTCACAAATAACTATGCCTATAGTTTTGGTGGGGCTATCACCAATACTGGAAATTTAACTGCTATTAGCTGTACATTCACCAACAACACCGCAACTAGTACTGGTAGTGTTATTTGGAGTTATCAACCGGACGCTTCTAAGGTTGTTGTTGTTCATTTCAACAGGATTGTTGGAAACAATGCAATTAACAGTCAGATCCACTGTAACTATGGTATTATAGATGCTAGGTTTAACTGGTGGGGTTCAAACCTTGATCCATCAATTTATGTGTCTAATGATGTTCACGGTAGTGTTGACGTAAGTTCCTGGTTAATTCTGAATATCACAACGAACCCTGATAATATCTTCTATGGCGGTAATTCGACTGTTATTGTTGATTTACTGCATGACAATACTGGAACTTATCATGACCCAGTAAACGGCCATGCACCAGATGGAATAGTTGTGGATTTCGCAAGTGACATGGGAAACTTAGAACCAGTATCTACTGTATGGGTGAATGGTAGTGCAACATCTGTTTTCACAACAACAACCATCAGCTCAGGAAATATCACAGCCACCGTTGATAATCAAACAGTTTCAACACCAATAACAATAAACCAATCCCCTACCACAATTACCGCGGACCCAGTAAACGGCCACGCAGGCCAAACCATAACAATAAACACCCACATAACAGACCCCAACAGCAATCCAGTAAACGAAGGAAAAGTAACATACAAAGTAAACAACACTCTTATAGGTAATGCAGATGTCATCAATGGTTTAGCAACTATCACATGGACCATCCCCACAACCTGGATTAGTGGCATCTACAGTATAATTGCAGAATACTCAGGCAGTACTAATTACCTAGCATCTAACAACACTACAAACCTAACAATAAACCCAACACCAACCACGGTCACCGTGGACCCAGTTAACGGTGATGTTGGCGAGACTGTAAATATGACCGCTCACGCAACGGATTTTAACGGAAATCCAGTGAAAGACGGACAAGTAACATACAAAGTAAACAACACTCTTATAGGTAATGCAGATGTCATCAATGGTTTAGCAACTATCACATGGACCATCCCCACTAATTGGATTGGTGGCGTTTACAGTATTGTTGCAGAGTATTCGGGTAGTGTCAATTACTTGGCATCTAACAACACTACAAACCTAACAATAAACCCAACACCAACCACGGTCACCGTGGACCCAGTTAACGGCCACGCAGGCCAAACCATAACAATAAACACCCACATAACAGACTCCAACGGAAATCCAGTGAAAGACGGACAAGTAACATACAAAGTAAACAACACTCTTATAGGTAATGCAGATGTCATCAATGGTTTAACGACTATCACATGGACCATCCCCACAACCTGGACCACCGGTACCTACAATATAATTGCAGAATACTCAGGCAGTGCCAATTACCTAGCATCCATCAACACTACAAACCTAACAATAAACCCAACACCAACCACGGTCACCGTGGACCCAGTTAACAGCCACGCAGGCCAAACCGTGCCTATAACCACTCACACAACAGACTCCAACGGAAATCCAGTGAAAGACGGACAAGTAACATACAAAGTAAACAGCACTACTATTGGCACAGTGGATATCTCCAATGGCCTAGCAACCATTAACTGGACCATTCCCACTACCTGGACCAGCGGCATCTACAATATAATTGCAGAATACTCAGGCAGTACTAATTACCTAGCATCTAACAATACTACAAACCTAACAATAAACCCAACACCAACCACGGTCACCGTGGACCCAGTTAACAGCCACGCAGGCCAAACCATAACAATAAAAACCCACATAACAGACTCCAACGGAAATCCAGTGAACGAAGGAAAAGTAACATACAAAGTAAACAGCACTACTATTGGCACAGTGGATATCTCCAATGGCCTAGCAACCATTAACTGGACCATTCCCACTACCTGGACCAGCGGCATCTACAATATAATTGCAGAATACTCTGGTAGCAGTAATTATTTGGCTTCTACCAATGGTACCAGTTTGACATTGCAGCCATCTGCTTATCTGTACATGAACGTTACAAGTTCGAAGGTTAATCCTAGTGTGGGTGATAAGTTTGTTTTAACTTATAAACTCAGTAATAGTGGTCCGGATGATGCGGCTAAAGTTTTGGTGTCATTCCAGATACCGGAAGGTTTGGAATTTGTAACAGCCAGTGTTGACAGCGGAACATACACCTACAACCCCACAAACAGAACAATAACATGGACACTCAACAACGTAGAAGTAGGAGATCCTTATTTGTATCTTACACTTAGGGCACTAACAAGCGGAAAATACACCATAATACCCACAATAAACTCACAAACACTCAACAGAAACACAAACACAATAAAACCATTCAACATTAACATAGAAACACCAAACAACAACAACCCTACAACAAACCCTACAACAGCAAACGCAGCAAGCAACACCATAACAATGCAAAAAACAGGACCACCAACAACAAGCCTCATACTAGCCATACTAGCCATACTCGGAGGAATACTAACACCAAAGAAAAAATAA
- the gatA gene encoding Asp-tRNA(Asn)/Glu-tRNA(Gln) amidotransferase subunit GatA: MNILEKSQSIRNHELTSKDNLETFIKQIEKDNSSIRAFVELKFDDARKKAEEIDDKINNGQKVGKLAGMVVGIKSNINVEDFHITAASPTLENYLGSYDATVTRRIKAEDGIIIGMTNMDEFAAGSSTETSFFGHTDNPAAPGRIPGGSSGGSAAAIAAGMCDLALGSDTGGSIRNPASHCGVMGFKPTYGAVSRQGLLDLAMSFDQIGPFSTDASGVALMLEVIAGEDRRECTTIDWEVPKFTSSINDPENVLKGMKLGVVKEFFDVSDEAIVNIIEDRINQMQEAGAEVVELNFDYLKLCLPTYYLINYVEFFSATRKYDGRKYGERIEEVCGEEVLRRIHMGSYISQKEFSGKYYKKALQARSLLRREITGLLKYVDVLVGPTVPKLPHKLGTSLEPMEMYAYDVLTVIANLAGIPAASTPAGDVKGIPVGMQFQAKPLDDEKIIQLMAAQEGLN, encoded by the coding sequence ATGAATATTTTGGAAAAATCACAATCAATCAGGAATCATGAATTAACCTCAAAAGATAATCTGGAAACATTCATTAAACAAATAGAAAAGGATAATTCTAGTATAAGGGCATTTGTTGAACTTAAATTTGATGATGCCCGGAAAAAGGCAGAAGAAATTGATGATAAAATAAATAATGGCCAGAAAGTTGGAAAGTTGGCCGGTATGGTAGTAGGGATCAAGAGTAACATTAATGTGGAGGATTTCCACATCACCGCAGCCTCACCAACCCTGGAAAACTATCTGGGAAGTTACGATGCCACTGTAACCCGGAGGATAAAGGCTGAGGATGGGATCATAATTGGTATGACCAACATGGATGAATTCGCAGCGGGAAGTTCCACCGAAACATCTTTCTTCGGACACACCGACAACCCAGCAGCACCCGGACGTATACCTGGTGGATCCAGTGGGGGCAGTGCGGCGGCAATTGCCGCTGGGATGTGTGACTTGGCCTTGGGTTCAGATACCGGGGGGTCCATCCGTAACCCCGCATCCCACTGTGGGGTGATGGGATTCAAACCAACCTACGGTGCAGTGAGCAGGCAGGGACTGCTGGATCTGGCCATGAGTTTCGACCAGATCGGACCATTCTCAACGGACGCCAGTGGTGTGGCCCTAATGCTGGAAGTCATTGCCGGGGAAGACCGCCGGGAGTGCACTACCATTGACTGGGAAGTGCCAAAATTCACCTCTTCCATCAATGATCCTGAAAATGTACTTAAAGGAATGAAGCTGGGTGTAGTGAAGGAATTCTTTGACGTCTCCGATGAGGCCATAGTTAATATTATTGAAGATCGCATCAACCAGATGCAGGAGGCAGGGGCAGAAGTAGTGGAATTAAACTTCGATTATCTTAAATTATGCCTACCTACCTACTACCTCATAAACTATGTGGAGTTTTTCTCCGCCACCCGAAAATACGATGGTCGAAAATACGGGGAACGAATCGAAGAAGTGTGTGGAGAGGAAGTACTGCGCAGAATACACATGGGCTCCTACATCAGTCAGAAAGAATTCAGTGGCAAGTACTACAAAAAAGCATTACAGGCCCGATCACTCCTAAGAAGAGAAATTACCGGATTACTGAAATATGTGGATGTTTTGGTAGGTCCTACAGTTCCCAAACTCCCACATAAACTGGGCACCTCACTGGAACCTATGGAAATGTATGCCTATGACGTCCTGACCGTTATAGCCAACCTGGCCGGTATACCTGCGGCCAGCACACCTGCCGGGGATGTTAAGGGAATACCCGTAGGAATGCAGTTCCAAGCCAAACCACTGGATGATGAAAAAATAATACAGCTAATGGCAGCTCAGGAAGGATTGAACTAA
- a CDS encoding beta strand repeat-containing protein, whose protein sequence is MKTQNRKKIPKIPFLLLIGVVLFSLSVSAVSAANTSSNSTIYVSTEGNDTWDGLSPTYNTTSGPKKTITNATGTVTTNGTIYIAPGTYNESGITINKDMTITGENQENTIINGQHNGNSIFNILSGITANITNLTLTNSRGTLGGAIFNNGNLTVTNCTFTNNTATYGGAICNWWGSLTVTNCTFTNNTANQHVGAWGGAIYNKFASLTVTNSTFTTKTISGLGDDSGGAIYNDGGSLTVINSTFTNNSATRYGGAIFNNAGSLTVINSTFTNNSAYCGGAIYNKGGSLSMTNCTLTNNTVSEDGGAIYSKDGESFSMTNCTLTTNKAARYGGAIYKDGGRLTVMNCILADNTMNLEQGYGGAIFNNAGSLTVTNSAFTDNTAYWYGGAIYNNGSLTVTNSTFTNNYAYGDGGAIYNNGSLTVTNSTLKNNTASGDGGAIYNSGGSTVTNSTFTNNNAYTSYGGAIYNHLGGLIVTESTFTNNTAYGDSVAGGDSGAGGAIWSYGGKVVVHFNRIVGNSPNNSQIHSEMGTVNATLNWWGSNLNPLSYVSNSSNGSVDVSSWLILNMTTNPTNIFYGGNSTVIVDLLHDNTGTYHDPENGHVPDGIYVEFSSYLGLYRPADNVLVNGSITSFYIPGTVGSDNIKVTVDNQILSTPVTINQSPTTITADPVRGDAGETVTINTHITDSNGNPVKDGQVTYKVNSTTIGTVDISNGLATINWTIPSSWIGGFYGVVVDYLGSHKYLASTNTTNLTVTPIPTTITLDPVNGHAGQTITINTHITDSNGNPVKDGQVTYKVNNTLIGNADVINGLTTITWTIPTTWTTGTYNIIAEYSGSANYLASNNTTNLTINPTPTTVTVDPVNSHAGQTITINTHITDSNGNPVKDGQVTYKVNNTLIGNADVINGLTTITWTIPTTWTTGTYNIIAEYSGSANYLASNNTTNLTINPTPTTVTVDPVNSHAGQTITINTHITDSNGNPVKDGQVTYKVNNTLIGNADVINGLTTITWTIPTTWTTGTYNIIAEYSGSANYLASNNTTNLTVNPTPTTVTVDPVNGHAGQTVPITTHTTDSNGNPVKDGQVTYKVNSTTIGNMDVSNGLATITWTIPTTWIGGVYSIVAEYSGSVNYLASTNTANLTVNPTPTTVTVDPVNGHAGQTVPITTHTTDSNGNPVKDGQVTYKVNSTTISTVDVSNGLATITWTIPTTWTTGTYNIIAEYSGSSNYLASTNGTSLTLQPSAYLYMNVTSSKVNPSVGDKFVLTYKLSNSGPDDAAKVLVSFQIPEGLEFVTASVDSGTYTYNPTNRTITWTLNNVEVGDPYLYLTLQALTSGKYTIIPTINSQTLNRNTNTIKPFNINIETPNNNNPTTNPTTANAASNTITMQKTGTPTTSLILAILAILGGILTPKKK, encoded by the coding sequence ATGAAAACCCAAAATAGAAAAAAGATCCCTAAAATTCCCTTTCTACTACTAATAGGTGTGGTTTTATTTTCTTTGAGTGTTAGTGCTGTAAGCGCAGCCAACACATCAAGTAATTCCACAATATACGTCAGTACAGAAGGAAACGACACATGGGACGGACTATCACCCACATACAACACCACAAGCGGACCCAAAAAGACCATAACAAATGCCACAGGCACAGTTACAACAAACGGAACAATCTACATAGCACCAGGAACCTACAACGAATCAGGAATAACCATAAACAAAGACATGACAATCACCGGCGAAAACCAGGAAAACACAATAATCAATGGACAACACAACGGAAACAGCATATTCAACATACTATCAGGAATAACAGCCAATATAACTAACTTAACACTCACAAACAGCAGGGGAACTTTGGGTGGTGCCATCTTCAATAATGGAAATTTAACTGTAACGAACTGTACATTCACCAACAACACCGCAACTTATGGTGGTGCCATCTGCAACTGGTGGGGAAGTTTAACTGTGACGAACTGTACATTCACCAACAACACCGCAAATCAGCATGTTGGTGCTTGGGGTGGTGCAATCTACAATAAGTTTGCAAGTTTAACTGTGACAAACAGTACATTCACAACCAAAACCATTTCTGGCCTCGGAGATGATTCTGGAGGTGCCATCTACAATGATGGTGGAAGTTTAACTGTAATTAACAGCACATTCACCAACAACAGCGCAACTCGCTATGGTGGTGCCATCTTCAATAATGCTGGAAGTTTAACTGTAATTAACAGCACATTCACCAACAACAGCGCATATTGTGGTGGGGCCATCTACAATAAGGGTGGAAGTTTAAGTATGACAAACTGTACACTCACCAACAACACAGTATCTGAGGATGGTGGGGCCATCTACAGTAAAGATGGTGAAAGTTTTAGTATGACAAACTGTACACTCACCACCAACAAAGCAGCGCGTTATGGTGGTGCCATCTACAAGGATGGCGGACGTTTGACTGTGATGAACTGTATACTGGCAGATAACACCATGAATCTAGAACAAGGTTATGGTGGTGCCATCTTCAATAATGCTGGAAGTTTAACTGTGACAAACAGTGCATTCACAGACAACACAGCATATTGGTATGGTGGTGCCATCTACAATAATGGAAGTTTAACTGTGACAAACAGTACATTCACAAATAACTACGCCTATGGTGATGGTGGGGCCATCTACAATAATGGAAGTTTAACTGTGACAAACAGTACACTAAAAAATAACACCGCTTCTGGTGATGGTGGGGCCATCTACAATAGTGGAGGTTCAACTGTGACAAACAGTACGTTCACAAACAACAACGCCTATACTTCTTACGGTGGTGCCATCTACAATCATCTTGGAGGTTTAATTGTTACGGAGAGTACATTCACCAACAACACCGCCTATGGGGATAGTGTTGCTGGTGGTGATAGTGGTGCGGGTGGTGCTATTTGGAGTTATGGAGGTAAGGTTGTTGTTCATTTCAACAGGATTGTTGGAAACAGTCCAAATAACAGTCAGATCCACAGCGAAATGGGCACAGTGAATGCTACGCTTAACTGGTGGGGTTCAAACCTAAATCCATTAAGTTATGTGTCTAATAGTTCAAATGGTAGTGTTGACGTAAGTTCCTGGTTGATTCTGAATATGACAACTAACCCTACTAATATCTTCTATGGCGGTAATTCGACTGTTATTGTTGATTTACTGCATGACAATACTGGAACTTATCATGATCCAGAAAACGGCCATGTGCCAGATGGAATCTATGTTGAATTCTCAAGTTACTTGGGACTCTACAGACCAGCTGATAATGTACTGGTGAATGGTAGTATAACATCGTTTTACATACCAGGAACCGTAGGCTCAGATAATATTAAGGTGACAGTTGATAATCAAATACTTTCAACACCAGTAACAATAAACCAGTCTCCTACCACCATTACCGCAGATCCAGTTAGAGGTGATGCGGGTGAAACTGTAACAATAAACACCCACATAACAGACTCCAACGGAAATCCAGTAAAAGACGGACAAGTAACATACAAAGTAAACAGCACTACTATTGGCACAGTGGATATCTCCAATGGCCTAGCAACCATTAACTGGACCATTCCCTCTTCGTGGATTGGTGGTTTCTATGGTGTTGTTGTAGATTATTTAGGTAGTCATAAGTATTTGGCTTCCACCAATACTACAAACCTAACAGTAACCCCCATCCCCACTACCATTACCTTGGACCCAGTTAACGGCCACGCAGGCCAAACCATAACAATAAACACCCACATAACAGACTCCAACGGAAATCCAGTGAAAGACGGACAAGTAACATACAAAGTAAACAACACTCTTATAGGTAATGCAGATGTCATCAATGGTTTAACGACTATCACATGGACCATCCCCACAACCTGGACCACCGGTACCTACAATATAATTGCAGAATACTCAGGCAGTGCCAATTACCTAGCATCTAACAACACCACAAACCTAACAATAAACCCAACACCAACCACGGTCACCGTGGACCCAGTTAACAGCCACGCAGGCCAAACCATAACAATAAACACCCACATAACAGACTCCAACGGAAATCCAGTGAAAGACGGACAAGTAACATACAAAGTAAACAACACTCTTATAGGTAATGCAGATGTCATCAATGGTTTAACGACTATCACATGGACCATCCCCACAACCTGGACCACCGGTACCTACAATATAATTGCAGAATACTCAGGCAGTGCCAATTACCTAGCATCTAACAACACCACAAACCTAACAATAAACCCAACACCAACCACGGTCACCGTGGACCCAGTTAACAGCCACGCAGGCCAAACCATAACAATAAACACCCACATAACAGACTCCAACGGAAATCCAGTGAAAGACGGACAAGTAACATACAAAGTAAACAACACTCTTATAGGTAATGCAGATGTCATCAATGGTTTAACGACTATCACATGGACCATCCCCACAACCTGGACCACCGGTACCTACAATATAATTGCAGAATACTCAGGCAGTGCCAATTACCTAGCATCTAACAACACCACAAACCTAACAGTAAACCCAACACCAACCACGGTCACCGTGGACCCAGTTAACGGCCACGCAGGCCAAACCGTGCCTATAACCACTCACACAACAGACTCAAACGGAAATCCAGTAAAAGACGGACAAGTAACATACAAAGTAAACAGCACTACTATCGGTAATATGGATGTTTCTAATGGTTTAGCGACTATTACATGGACCATCCCCACTACGTGGATTGGTGGTGTTTACAGTATTGTTGCAGAGTATTCAGGTAGTGTCAATTACTTGGCTTCAACCAATACTGCAAACCTAACAGTAAACCCAACACCAACCACGGTCACCGTGGACCCAGTTAACGGCCACGCAGGCCAAACCGTGCCTATAACCACTCACACAACAGACTCAAACGGAAATCCAGTAAAAGACGGACAAGTAACATACAAAGTAAACAGCACTACTATTAGCACAGTGGATGTTTCTAATGGTTTAGCGACTATCACATGGACCATCCCCACAACCTGGACCACCGGTACCTACAATATAATTGCAGAATACTCTGGTAGCAGTAATTATTTGGCTTCTACCAATGGTACCAGTTTGACATTGCAGCCATCTGCTTATCTGTACATGAACGTTACAAGTTCGAAGGTTAATCCTAGTGTGGGTGATAAGTTTGTTTTAACTTATAAACTCAGTAATAGTGGTCCGGATGATGCGGCTAAAGTTTTGGTGTCATTCCAGATACCGGAAGGTTTGGAATTTGTAACAGCCAGTGTTGACAGCGGAACATACACCTACAACCCCACAAACAGAACAATAACATGGACACTCAACAACGTAGAAGTAGGAGACCCCTACCTATACCTCACACTACAAGCACTAACAAGCGGAAAATACACCATAATACCCACAATAAACTCACAAACACTCAACAGAAACACAAACACAATAAAACCATTCAACATTAACATAGAAACACCAAACAACAACAACCCTACAACAAACCCTACAACAGCAAACGCAGCAAGCAACACCATAACAATGCAAAAAACAGGAACACCAACAACAAGCCTCATACTAGCCATACTAGCCATACTCGGAGGAATACTAACACCAAAGAAAAAATAA
- a CDS encoding AAA family ATPase has translation MKKIGILYVKGSLPNFEDFGKLPTHLLKDNGMVNGKKAHEVLDGLIIPGGSIVESESITPDVARVIKKMNSQGKFILGMCSGFQVLAHKTDIGRKSPCPVEREGLGILDVTFHPMIGTDRVEAEVADESFLTRGMVGETVTGFHCHTYGDIRGEAPPILFSQVKRTDYSDNPRKILAGVRNDEGNVVGAMIHGSLDENPSLVNNILNYMDTDEEETKQIYQANQELLKKIKGEIGIGLDIYADYRLSFNVDGLHRPTPGNNPENVEIPPFLMIASTGSDSGKTFLTTGMVGALRRKGYRVGVLKVGPDTRDLVPALYLNKERMVNFSSIKIGGLGWKDLKEIINTLKCKKYDLILIEGVMSVFTGLLNEKTPFSAAEIALAGNIPTIMVTGCNKGGIETAALDLTSHLEMMEKLGIKTVGAILNKVYHEEIAENASRYIKKSTGLDWVARVPKAQLAARGGTPEVEIKLEDFCQKAMETVEQHLDVEEIMKMAKKPEFTGYRPYSDILDIYLS, from the coding sequence ATGAAAAAAATAGGCATCCTCTACGTTAAAGGATCACTACCCAACTTCGAGGACTTTGGAAAACTCCCCACCCACCTTTTAAAGGACAACGGGATGGTAAACGGGAAAAAGGCACACGAAGTCCTGGATGGTCTGATAATCCCTGGTGGAAGTATAGTGGAATCAGAAAGCATCACTCCCGACGTGGCCAGGGTCATTAAGAAAATGAACAGCCAGGGGAAATTCATACTGGGAATGTGCTCAGGATTCCAGGTACTGGCCCACAAAACCGACATAGGCCGGAAATCACCCTGCCCAGTGGAACGCGAAGGACTGGGAATACTGGATGTCACATTCCACCCAATGATTGGAACCGACCGGGTGGAAGCAGAAGTAGCCGATGAATCATTCCTCACCAGGGGAATGGTGGGTGAAACAGTCACTGGATTCCACTGCCACACCTACGGGGATATAAGGGGAGAGGCGCCACCAATCTTATTTTCACAGGTTAAAAGAACCGATTACTCAGACAATCCCCGCAAAATACTGGCCGGTGTTCGTAATGATGAAGGAAACGTGGTGGGGGCTATGATTCATGGTTCTCTGGATGAAAATCCCTCCCTGGTTAATAACATCCTGAATTATATGGATACGGATGAAGAAGAAACAAAACAAATCTATCAGGCCAACCAGGAACTTCTAAAGAAAATCAAGGGAGAAATAGGAATCGGTCTGGATATTTACGCTGATTATCGGTTATCCTTCAACGTGGATGGATTGCACCGACCAACCCCTGGAAATAACCCTGAAAATGTAGAAATACCTCCTTTCCTCATGATAGCCAGCACCGGGTCTGATTCCGGGAAAACATTCCTCACCACGGGAATGGTGGGAGCCCTGCGCCGGAAAGGCTACCGGGTGGGAGTTTTAAAGGTGGGCCCGGATACCCGGGACCTGGTGCCAGCCCTCTACCTCAACAAGGAAAGAATGGTCAACTTTTCATCCATTAAAATCGGTGGACTGGGCTGGAAAGATTTGAAAGAAATAATAAACACTTTAAAATGCAAAAAATATGATTTGATATTGATTGAGGGAGTTATGAGTGTTTTCACTGGCCTTTTAAATGAAAAAACACCCTTCTCTGCTGCGGAGATAGCTCTGGCCGGGAACATCCCCACCATCATGGTAACCGGATGTAACAAGGGAGGCATAGAAACCGCGGCACTGGATTTGACTTCTCACCTGGAAATGATGGAGAAACTGGGCATAAAAACAGTTGGAGCTATTTTAAACAAGGTTTATCATGAAGAAATAGCAGAAAACGCCTCTCGCTACATTAAAAAAAGTACCGGACTGGACTGGGTGGCCCGGGTACCCAAGGCCCAGCTGGCAGCCCGTGGTGGAACTCCGGAGGTGGAGATAAAACTGGAAGATTTCTGCCAGAAGGCCATGGAAACAGTGGAACAACACCTCGATGTTGAAGAAATCATGAAAATGGCTAAAAAACCTGAATTTACGGGTTACCGGCCTTACAGTGATATTTTGGATATTTATTTATCCTAA